The Lysobacter panacisoli genome includes a window with the following:
- a CDS encoding YciI family protein — MRFMMLMIPNGYESAEPGAMPPADRVAAMMKYNEALQKAGVLLALDGLHPPSMGARVSFASGRPHVTDGPFPEAKDVLGGYWMIQVKSREEAIAWASRCPASDNEVIEVRQVQEFGDFPEDVQEAAAGFEQMQRAPHTPSH, encoded by the coding sequence ATGCGTTTCATGATGCTGATGATCCCGAACGGTTACGAAAGCGCCGAGCCCGGCGCGATGCCGCCGGCCGATCGCGTCGCCGCGATGATGAAATACAACGAAGCCCTGCAGAAGGCCGGCGTTCTGCTCGCGCTCGACGGCCTGCATCCGCCGTCGATGGGCGCGCGCGTGAGCTTCGCGTCAGGCCGTCCGCACGTCACCGACGGGCCGTTCCCGGAAGCGAAGGACGTGCTCGGCGGCTACTGGATGATCCAGGTTAAATCGCGCGAGGAAGCCATCGCCTGGGCCTCGCGCTGTCCCGCCAGCGACAACGAAGTGATCGAAGTGCGCCAGGTGCAGGAGTTCGGCGACTTTCCCGAAGACGTGCAGGAAGCCGCCGCAGGCTTCGAGCAGATGCAACGCGCACCACACACCCCATCCCACTGA
- a CDS encoding VOC family protein has translation MPSQIFVNLPCKDLPRSKAFFESLGYAFNPDFTDENGTCMVVSEGSIHVMLLAQPFFQGFTKKPVADAHTTTESIICLSLDSRDAVDAIVAKAVAGGAKTPMPVQDHGFMYQHGFEDLDGHLWEFVHMSGEPPKNA, from the coding sequence ATGCCCTCCCAGATCTTCGTCAACCTCCCCTGCAAGGACCTGCCGCGCTCGAAGGCGTTCTTCGAGTCGCTCGGCTACGCGTTCAATCCCGACTTCACCGACGAGAACGGCACCTGCATGGTCGTCAGCGAAGGCAGCATCCACGTGATGTTGCTGGCGCAGCCGTTCTTCCAGGGCTTCACGAAGAAGCCGGTCGCCGACGCGCACACGACCACCGAAAGCATCATCTGCCTGTCGCTCGACAGCCGCGACGCAGTCGATGCGATCGTCGCCAAGGCCGTCGCCGGCGGTGCGAAGACGCCGATGCCCGTGCAGGACCACGGCTTCATGTACCAGCACGGTTTCGAGGACCTGGACGGACACCTGTGGGAGTTCGTGCACATGTCCGGCGAACCGCCGAAGAACGCGTAA
- a CDS encoding RNA polymerase sigma factor, whose product MTATDIHRTIDAVWRIESARLIATLARMLRDVGLAEELAQDALVAALEKWPQSGVPDQPGAWLMATAKHRAIDRLRRGKLLQRKHEEIARELESEQDDADDRHLETLDDPFGDDLLRLVFTACHPVLPRPAQVALTLRLLGGLTTDEIARAFLAPETTIAQRIVRAKRTLAEKQVPYEVPRGEELAQRLSSVLSVIYLIFNEGYSATAGDDWMRPGLCEDALRLGRILAELMPKEAEVFGLVALMEIQASRSAARVGPDGEPVLLLEQNRARWDQLLIHRGLTALERAQKINAAQDLSDGPYTLQAAIAACHARALTAQDTDWASIAGLYAALARIAPSPIIELNRAVALSMLFGPAAGLALVDALTGEPALKDYHLLPSVRGDLLKKLGRLDEARVEFERAADMTRNAREQALLRQRAAECAAAG is encoded by the coding sequence ATGACGGCGACCGACATCCATCGCACCATCGATGCCGTCTGGCGCATCGAATCCGCCCGCCTGATCGCCACGCTCGCGCGCATGCTGCGCGACGTGGGACTGGCGGAGGAACTGGCCCAGGACGCGCTGGTCGCGGCACTGGAAAAGTGGCCACAGAGCGGTGTGCCGGACCAGCCCGGCGCGTGGCTGATGGCCACGGCCAAGCATCGCGCGATCGACCGCCTCCGTCGCGGCAAGCTGCTGCAGCGCAAGCACGAGGAGATCGCGCGCGAGCTGGAGTCCGAACAGGACGACGCCGACGATCGCCACCTCGAAACGCTCGACGATCCGTTCGGCGACGACCTGCTGCGGCTGGTCTTCACCGCCTGCCATCCGGTGCTGCCGCGTCCGGCGCAGGTCGCGCTGACGCTGCGCCTGCTCGGCGGCCTCACCACCGACGAGATCGCACGCGCGTTCCTCGCGCCTGAAACGACCATCGCCCAGCGCATCGTGCGCGCCAAGCGCACGCTTGCCGAGAAGCAGGTGCCGTACGAAGTGCCGCGCGGCGAGGAACTGGCGCAACGCCTGTCGTCGGTGCTGTCGGTGATCTACCTGATCTTCAACGAAGGCTACTCGGCCACCGCCGGCGACGACTGGATGCGCCCGGGCCTGTGCGAGGACGCACTGCGGCTGGGCCGCATCCTCGCCGAACTGATGCCGAAGGAAGCCGAGGTGTTCGGCCTGGTCGCGCTGATGGAGATCCAGGCCTCGCGCTCGGCGGCGCGCGTCGGTCCCGACGGCGAACCGGTATTGCTGCTGGAACAGAATCGCGCGCGTTGGGACCAGTTGTTGATCCACCGCGGACTGACGGCACTGGAACGCGCGCAGAAGATCAACGCCGCGCAGGATCTGTCCGACGGTCCCTACACGCTACAGGCGGCGATCGCGGCCTGCCACGCACGCGCGCTCACCGCGCAGGACACCGACTGGGCATCGATCGCGGGCCTCTACGCCGCGCTCGCGCGCATCGCGCCCTCGCCGATCATCGAACTTAACCGCGCCGTCGCGCTGTCGATGCTGTTCGGTCCGGCCGCGGGACTGGCGCTGGTCGATGCACTGACCGGCGAACCCGCGCTGAAGGACTACCACCTGCTGCCGAGCGTGCGCGGCGACCTGCTGAAGAAGCTCGGGCGGCTGGACGAAGCGCGCGTGGAATTCGAACGCGCCGCGGACATGACCCGCAACGCGCGCGAACAGGCATTGCTGCGCCAGCGCGCCGCGGAGTGCGCGGCGGCCGGCTGA
- a CDS encoding cyclase family protein, which produces MTDKRVVFDFEIAFTNGGGIQGQDFRLDIDGDDIDDAALVDYIVRDLRLLMVGPARILNKKIIIEPHKRKADDGSSRRVYVELSHVIEDGLVTYPGLPAARVCDYLSRERSREVYAPGTEFQIAKIEMVANTGTYLDCPSHRYEHGDDLSQIRPESFCDLDAIVVRADHATVRAIDASWFLDREIRGRAVLVHTGWDAYWREASYAVEHPFLTQDAAEYLRDCGVKLVGIDSMNIDDTSSDGTRGKERPVHSTLLGADILIVEHLTNLGALPDDGFEFSAMPPKVRGAGTFPVRAMAKLR; this is translated from the coding sequence ATGACCGACAAGCGCGTCGTCTTCGATTTCGAGATCGCCTTCACCAACGGTGGCGGCATACAGGGACAGGATTTCCGCCTCGACATCGACGGCGACGACATCGACGATGCCGCGCTGGTCGACTACATCGTGCGCGACCTGCGCCTGCTGATGGTCGGTCCGGCGCGCATCCTCAACAAGAAGATCATCATCGAGCCGCACAAGCGCAAGGCCGATGACGGGTCATCGCGCCGCGTCTACGTCGAACTCAGCCACGTCATCGAAGACGGGCTGGTCACCTATCCCGGCCTGCCGGCCGCGCGCGTGTGCGACTACCTCAGCCGCGAGCGTTCGCGCGAGGTGTACGCGCCGGGCACGGAATTCCAGATCGCCAAGATCGAGATGGTCGCCAACACCGGCACCTACCTCGACTGCCCGTCCCACCGCTACGAACACGGCGACGATCTGTCGCAGATCCGGCCCGAATCGTTCTGCGACCTCGACGCGATCGTCGTGCGCGCCGACCACGCGACGGTGCGCGCGATCGATGCCTCGTGGTTCCTCGACCGCGAGATCCGCGGCCGCGCGGTGCTGGTGCACACCGGCTGGGACGCCTACTGGCGCGAGGCGTCGTATGCGGTGGAGCATCCGTTCCTGACGCAGGACGCCGCCGAATACCTGCGCGACTGCGGCGTGAAGCTGGTCGGCATCGATTCGATGAACATCGACGACACGTCCAGTGACGGCACGCGCGGCAAGGAACGCCCGGTGCATTCGACGCTGCTCGGCGCCGACATCCTGATCGTCGAGCACCTGACCAACCTCGGCGCGCTGCCGGACGACGGCTTCGAGTTCAGTGCGATGCCGCCGAAGGTGCGCGGAGCGGGCACGTTCCCGGTGCGGGCGATGGCGAAGCTGCGCTAG
- a CDS encoding TfoX/Sxy family protein — translation MSNALIAHLHDLLDPLGTVTTRAMFGGHGVYVDGVMLGVIMEEALYLKVDAETQLHFEAAGSQPYVYLGQESPITMSYWSVPEAAMESAAAMRPWADLARAAALRHGRGKKR, via the coding sequence ATGAGCAACGCCCTCATCGCCCACCTGCACGACCTGCTCGATCCACTGGGCACGGTCACCACGCGGGCAATGTTCGGCGGCCACGGCGTGTACGTGGACGGCGTGATGCTCGGCGTGATCATGGAAGAGGCGCTGTACCTGAAGGTCGACGCGGAAACGCAGCTGCATTTCGAGGCCGCGGGCAGCCAGCCCTACGTCTACCTCGGGCAGGAATCGCCGATCACGATGAGCTACTGGTCGGTGCCGGAAGCCGCGATGGAATCCGCCGCCGCGATGCGGCCCTGGGCCGACCTGGCGCGCGCCGCGGCGCTGCGGCATGGGCGTGGGAAGAAGCGGTAG
- a CDS encoding NTP/NDP exchange transporter — MNWQARVARIFGVAEGEARPVLTGATLFFVMFAGYFMLRPVRETMGVAGGVDNLQWLFTGTFLATLAAMPLFGWIATKVPRRRILPWTFGFFAVNLALFALSFQADPENLWVARTFYIWISVFNLIAISVIWSVCVDLFPSAQAKRLFALMAAGASLGGLVGPLLGIALVGLIGHAGLLWLASALLVLGIAIARHLQRWRDTQPVHDELTATARARPLGGHPFAGITTVLKSPYLLGISLFVLLLASVSTFLYFEQARLVELKFPNREDQTRVFGTIDVIVQSLTILSQLFITGRLVQRLGLAALLVAVPVVTMLGFVWLAFAPTFAVLAVVMVVRRFGEYAFVRPGREMLFTVVPTEAKYKAKNFIDSVVYRGADAVSGWAKTLVDMLAQHPAIAALIGACIALVWAVTGASLARAQSRIAGKESMPEGFDIAGEGLKR, encoded by the coding sequence ATGAACTGGCAAGCGCGCGTCGCACGCATCTTTGGAGTCGCCGAGGGCGAAGCCCGCCCGGTCCTGACCGGCGCCACATTGTTCTTCGTCATGTTCGCCGGCTACTTCATGCTGCGGCCGGTGCGCGAAACGATGGGCGTGGCCGGCGGCGTGGACAACCTGCAATGGCTGTTCACGGGGACTTTCCTCGCGACGCTGGCGGCGATGCCGCTGTTCGGCTGGATCGCCACCAAGGTGCCGCGACGTCGCATCCTGCCGTGGACGTTCGGTTTCTTCGCGGTGAACCTGGCGCTGTTCGCACTCAGCTTCCAGGCAGATCCGGAAAACCTGTGGGTCGCGCGCACGTTCTACATCTGGATCTCGGTGTTCAACCTGATCGCGATCTCGGTGATCTGGAGCGTGTGCGTGGACCTGTTCCCCAGCGCGCAGGCCAAGCGGTTGTTCGCGCTGATGGCGGCCGGTGCGAGCCTGGGCGGACTGGTCGGCCCGCTGCTGGGCATCGCGCTGGTCGGTCTCATCGGCCACGCCGGCCTGCTCTGGCTGGCGTCGGCGCTGCTGGTGCTGGGCATCGCGATCGCACGCCACCTGCAGCGCTGGCGCGACACGCAACCGGTGCACGACGAACTCACCGCGACGGCGCGCGCGCGTCCGCTCGGCGGCCATCCGTTCGCGGGCATCACCACGGTGCTGAAATCGCCGTACCTGCTCGGCATCTCGCTGTTCGTGCTGCTGCTAGCCAGCGTCAGCACGTTCCTGTACTTCGAACAGGCGCGGCTGGTGGAGTTGAAGTTCCCGAACCGCGAAGACCAGACGCGCGTGTTCGGCACCATCGACGTGATCGTGCAGAGCCTCACCATCCTCTCGCAGTTGTTCATCACCGGACGCCTCGTGCAGCGCCTTGGACTGGCGGCGCTGCTGGTCGCGGTGCCGGTGGTGACGATGCTCGGCTTCGTCTGGCTGGCGTTCGCGCCAACCTTCGCGGTGCTCGCGGTGGTGATGGTGGTGCGCCGCTTCGGCGAATACGCATTCGTGCGGCCGGGCCGCGAGATGCTCTTCACCGTCGTACCCACCGAGGCCAAGTACAAGGCCAAGAACTTCATCGATAGCGTGGTCTATCGCGGCGCGGATGCGGTCAGCGGCTGGGCCAAGACGCTGGTGGACATGCTGGCGCAGCATCCGGCCATCGCCGCGCTGATCGGTGCCTGCATCGCGCTGGTGTGGGCCGTGACGGGCGCGAGCCTGGCGCGCGCGCAGTCGCGCATCGCCGGGAAGGAATCGATGCCCGAAGGATTCGACATCGCGGGCGAGGGATTGAAGCGCTAG
- a CDS encoding VOC family protein — translation MKINAYLAFEDQCEAAFRFYAECLGGTIEALSRFGDTPACSHVPESHRDRIMHARLIVGDQALMGSDSMPEHPYDGVKGCSIALNVDSVAEAERVFNALSEGGHIVMPLDKTFWAARFGMFVDRFGVPWMVNCEHDT, via the coding sequence ATGAAGATCAACGCCTACCTCGCCTTCGAAGACCAGTGCGAAGCCGCGTTCCGCTTCTACGCGGAATGCCTGGGCGGCACGATCGAGGCGCTCAGCCGCTTCGGCGACACGCCCGCGTGCAGCCACGTTCCCGAGTCGCACCGCGACCGGATCATGCACGCGCGGCTGATCGTCGGCGACCAGGCGCTGATGGGCTCGGATTCGATGCCCGAGCATCCCTACGACGGCGTGAAGGGCTGCTCTATCGCGCTCAACGTCGATTCCGTTGCCGAAGCCGAACGCGTGTTCAACGCGCTGTCGGAAGGCGGGCACATCGTGATGCCGCTGGACAAGACCTTCTGGGCCGCGCGCTTCGGCATGTTCGTCGACCGCTTCGGCGTGCCGTGGATGGTCAATTGCGAACACGACACGTGA
- a CDS encoding YciI family protein: MKFMVIVKATPESEAGQMPSAELLTQMGRYNEELAKAGVMLAGEGLYASAQGARVRFDGDKRSVIDGPFAETKELIAGYWLFQTASLQEAVEWVKRCPNPDGGQSEIEIRQVYEFGACGGELTPELLEQQQRIAEQITARQ, from the coding sequence ATGAAGTTCATGGTGATCGTGAAGGCAACGCCCGAATCCGAAGCCGGCCAGATGCCGAGCGCGGAACTGCTGACCCAGATGGGCCGCTACAACGAGGAACTGGCCAAGGCCGGCGTGATGCTGGCCGGCGAAGGCCTCTACGCCAGCGCACAGGGCGCGCGCGTTCGCTTCGACGGCGACAAGCGCAGCGTGATCGATGGTCCGTTCGCGGAGACCAAGGAACTGATCGCCGGCTACTGGCTGTTCCAGACCGCGTCGCTGCAGGAAGCGGTCGAATGGGTGAAGCGCTGCCCGAACCCCGACGGCGGCCAGAGCGAGATCGAGATCCGCCAGGTGTACGAATTCGGCGCCTGCGGCGGCGAACTCACGCCGGAACTGCTCGAACAGCAGCAGCGCATCGCCGAGCAGATCACTGCACGGCAGTAA
- a CDS encoding DMT family transporter has translation MNTVASAPDLSGTRERGWMTPLELAILGAIWGASFLFMRVSAKDFGAMPLVEVRLALGSLVLLPFLWRSRAKFPLNLWPKIALIGAINSALPFMLFAWSAQRAPAGIGAIANAMTVLFTALVGFLFFGEKIGARRAIALIAGFVGVVVLAGDKTAGGENVAWAVAAGALASFLYGVGINLVRRHLTGLPPAAVASATLGTSALLTLPFALANWPTHAIPAASWFSASMLGIVCTGLAFVMYYRLIARIGASRASTVTYLIPVFGVAWAWMLLDEPLTVKMGIAGALILGSVALSQRAK, from the coding sequence ATGAACACTGTGGCTTCCGCTCCCGATTTGTCCGGCACACGCGAACGCGGCTGGATGACCCCGCTCGAACTGGCGATCCTCGGTGCGATCTGGGGCGCATCGTTCCTGTTCATGCGCGTGTCCGCGAAGGACTTCGGTGCGATGCCGCTGGTCGAGGTGCGACTGGCGCTGGGATCGCTGGTGCTGCTGCCGTTCCTGTGGCGCTCGCGTGCGAAGTTTCCGTTGAACCTGTGGCCGAAGATCGCGCTGATCGGCGCGATCAATTCCGCGCTGCCGTTCATGCTGTTCGCCTGGTCGGCGCAGCGTGCGCCGGCCGGCATCGGCGCGATCGCCAACGCGATGACGGTGCTGTTCACCGCACTGGTGGGCTTCCTGTTCTTCGGCGAGAAGATCGGCGCGCGCCGCGCGATCGCACTGATCGCGGGATTCGTCGGCGTGGTCGTGCTGGCCGGCGACAAGACCGCCGGCGGCGAGAACGTCGCGTGGGCCGTGGCCGCAGGCGCGCTGGCGTCGTTCCTCTACGGCGTGGGCATCAACCTGGTGCGCCGCCACCTGACCGGCCTGCCGCCCGCGGCAGTGGCTTCGGCGACGCTTGGCACCTCGGCGCTGCTGACATTGCCGTTCGCGCTCGCGAACTGGCCGACGCATGCGATCCCCGCCGCGTCGTGGTTCTCCGCCTCGATGCTCGGCATCGTGTGCACGGGCCTGGCCTTCGTCATGTACTACCGCCTGATCGCGCGCATCGGCGCGAGCCGTGCGTCGACCGTGACCTACCTGATCCCGGTGTTCGGCGTCGCCTGGGCCTGGATGCTGCTGGACGAGCCGCTGACGGTGAAGATGGGCATCGCCGGCGCGCTGATCCTCGGCAGCGTGGCGTTGAGCCAGCGGGCGAAGTAA
- a CDS encoding cupin domain-containing protein has product MEPVHNTGHIAMRALDVDAVPALDIGDGCTRRDLPAGPGLRAWVVDMAPGAQWPALEHHETGESYYVISGEVIEGDARHGAGTYVYFAPDSRHRPHTRTGVRLIGFNLGDTAFLAAGGSPESIVHCYHPTQG; this is encoded by the coding sequence ATGGAGCCCGTGCACAACACCGGCCACATCGCGATGCGGGCGCTCGACGTCGACGCGGTGCCCGCGCTGGACATCGGCGATGGCTGCACGCGGCGCGACCTTCCCGCCGGGCCCGGCCTGCGCGCGTGGGTGGTCGACATGGCGCCCGGTGCGCAGTGGCCGGCGCTGGAGCACCACGAAACCGGTGAGTCGTACTATGTGATCAGCGGCGAGGTGATCGAAGGCGATGCGCGCCACGGCGCGGGCACCTACGTGTATTTCGCGCCGGACAGCCGGCATCGCCCGCACACGCGCACCGGCGTGCGGCTGATCGGCTTCAACCTCGGCGATACGGCGTTCCTCGCCGCGGGTGGCAGCCCCGAATCCATCGTCCACTGCTACCACCCCACGCAGGGTTGA
- a CDS encoding SRPBCC family protein yields the protein MLKFIALAIVIVVIAVLAFAATRPDSFRVERSVLVQAPPQRIFEQIDDFHRWQAWSPYEKLDPDMKREIGGAARGVGATYAWNGNSKAGEGRMEIVGTEPARNVTIQLDFTRPMKANNVAQFSIEPEGDASRVTWSMQGAQPFMGKVFGLVFDMDTMIGKDFEEGLRNLKRIAETR from the coding sequence ATGTTGAAGTTCATCGCCCTGGCCATCGTCATCGTCGTCATCGCCGTGCTGGCGTTCGCCGCGACCCGGCCCGATTCGTTCCGCGTCGAACGCAGCGTGCTCGTGCAGGCACCGCCGCAGCGCATCTTCGAGCAGATCGACGATTTCCATCGCTGGCAGGCGTGGTCGCCGTACGAGAAGCTCGATCCGGACATGAAGCGCGAGATCGGCGGCGCGGCGCGGGGCGTCGGCGCGACCTATGCCTGGAACGGCAATTCCAAGGCCGGCGAAGGACGCATGGAGATCGTCGGCACCGAGCCCGCACGCAACGTGACGATCCAGCTCGACTTCACCCGGCCGATGAAGGCGAACAATGTCGCGCAGTTCAGCATCGAGCCCGAAGGCGATGCGAGCCGGGTGACGTGGTCTATGCAGGGCGCACAGCCGTTCATGGGCAAGGTGTTCGGCCTGGTGTTCGACATGGACACGATGATCGGCAAGGACTTCGAGGAAGGCCTGCGGAATCTGAAGCGCATCGCCGAGACGCGCTGA
- a CDS encoding DUF1428 domain-containing protein: MAFYVDGFVLPVPRDGLDAYKKLARMACKIWLEYGALEYHECVADDVQPGKVTSFPQAVKLKPDEVVVFSWIVYKSRKARDRINAQVMKDPRLAGMDPKSLPFDGKRMFWGGFKPIVSKVAE, encoded by the coding sequence ATGGCTTTCTATGTGGATGGTTTTGTCTTGCCGGTTCCGAGGGACGGCCTGGACGCGTACAAGAAGCTGGCGCGTATGGCCTGCAAGATCTGGCTGGAATACGGTGCGCTGGAGTACCACGAATGCGTCGCCGACGACGTGCAGCCGGGCAAGGTCACCTCGTTCCCGCAGGCGGTGAAGCTCAAGCCGGACGAGGTCGTGGTGTTCTCCTGGATCGTCTACAAATCGCGCAAGGCGCGTGACAGGATCAACGCGCAGGTGATGAAGGATCCGCGCCTGGCCGGCATGGATCCCAAGAGCCTGCCGTTCGACGGCAAGCGCATGTTCTGGGGCGGCTTCAAGCCCATCGTGTCGAAGGTCGCGGAGTAG
- a CDS encoding YceI family protein has translation MPAFRFALRSTLSAALAAACSVAAAAPAVYEIDPAHTFPSFEADHMGMSSWRGKFNGSSGEIALDKAAGKGSVKVVIDASSIDFGLDAMNDKARGDELFDTAKFPQATYTGTLADFRDGMPTKVRGQLTLHGVTRPLDLDIARFKCMPHPLNKRDWCGADASATFRRDEFGIDAGKDWGFDMNVTLRIQVEAVAKQ, from the coding sequence ATGCCTGCTTTCCGTTTCGCGCTTCGCTCCACGCTCTCGGCCGCGCTGGCCGCGGCCTGCTCCGTTGCCGCCGCCGCGCCGGCCGTGTACGAGATCGACCCGGCGCACACCTTCCCCAGTTTCGAAGCCGACCACATGGGAATGTCGTCGTGGCGCGGCAAGTTCAACGGCAGCAGTGGCGAGATCGCGCTGGACAAGGCCGCCGGCAAGGGCTCGGTGAAGGTCGTGATCGATGCGTCCAGCATCGATTTCGGACTTGACGCGATGAACGACAAGGCGCGCGGCGATGAGCTGTTCGACACCGCGAAGTTCCCGCAGGCCACCTACACCGGCACGCTCGCCGATTTCCGCGACGGCATGCCGACGAAAGTGCGCGGCCAGCTCACCCTGCACGGCGTCACGCGACCGCTCGACCTGGACATCGCGCGTTTCAAGTGCATGCCGCACCCGCTCAACAAGCGCGACTGGTGTGGTGCGGACGCTTCGGCGACGTTCCGCCGCGACGAGTTCGGCATCGATGCCGGCAAGGACTGGGGCTTCGACATGAACGTGACCCTGCGCATCCAGGTCGAGGCCGTGGCGAAGCAGTAA
- a CDS encoding LysR substrate-binding domain-containing protein, with the protein MALRADWLPALTAFESAARHQNFAHAAEELHLTASAVSHHVRKLESRLGVALFQRHARGVSLTAEGRQLADAAGSALADVEGVLRSLRGAREEHDRVRLTTLHSLAYTWLMPRLPAFTRTHPQVRLSVDTEIALTRFDDGGPDLGIRHGPGHWPGLTSHFLMDEALFPVASPSYPALPDIRTPADIARQPLISDHARQGWHDWFRGANVHGPRLDERYSFSDTTDAMNAAVHGLGVSLARSRIAAPYFERGELIRLPGPELTARWGYFIVYPAHRRLRPAAQTLVDWLLDTVRS; encoded by the coding sequence ATGGCATTGCGCGCGGATTGGCTCCCGGCCCTGACAGCATTCGAATCGGCCGCCCGGCACCAGAACTTCGCCCACGCCGCGGAGGAACTGCACCTCACCGCGAGCGCGGTCAGCCACCACGTGCGCAAGCTCGAATCGCGCCTGGGCGTGGCCCTGTTCCAGCGCCATGCGCGCGGTGTCTCGCTGACCGCCGAGGGCCGCCAGCTGGCCGACGCCGCAGGCAGTGCGCTGGCCGACGTCGAAGGCGTGCTGCGCAGCCTGCGCGGCGCGCGCGAGGAACACGACCGCGTGCGCCTAACCACCCTGCACTCCCTCGCCTACACCTGGCTGATGCCGCGCCTGCCGGCGTTCACCCGGACGCATCCGCAGGTACGGCTGAGCGTGGACACCGAGATCGCCCTCACCCGTTTCGACGACGGCGGTCCGGACCTCGGCATCCGTCACGGCCCCGGCCACTGGCCCGGGCTGACCTCGCATTTCCTGATGGACGAGGCGCTGTTCCCGGTCGCCTCGCCGTCCTACCCGGCGCTGCCGGACATCCGCACGCCGGCCGACATCGCCCGCCAGCCGCTGATTTCCGACCACGCGCGCCAGGGCTGGCACGACTGGTTCCGCGGCGCGAACGTGCACGGCCCGCGGCTCGACGAGCGGTACAGCTTCAGCGATACCACCGACGCGATGAACGCCGCAGTGCACGGCCTGGGCGTTTCGCTGGCGCGTTCGCGGATCGCCGCGCCCTACTTCGAGCGCGGCGAACTCATCCGCCTGCCCGGCCCGGAACTGACCGCCCGCTGGGGTTACTTCATCGTCTATCCCGCGCATCGCCGCCTGCGTCCCGCCGCGCAGACGCTGGTGGACTGGCTGCTGGACACGGTCCGCAGCTGA